TGGTCAGGGGCCAGAAGTTACCGCTCTTTTCAGGTTCTGGCCTGCCACACAACCTTCTTGCTTCGCAGATAGCCAGACAGGCCAAGGTTTTGGGCACTTCAGAGAGCTTTGCCGTAGTGTTTGCCGCTATGGGGATAACAAGCGAGGAGGCAAACTTCTTTGTAAGGGAATTCGAGGAGACGGGTGCGCTCGAAAGAGCAGTTTTATTCCTGAACCTGGCTTCAGACCCCTCGATGGAGAGAATCCTTACCCCAAGGTTAGCACTGACTACAGCTGAATACCTGGCTTATGAAACTGAAAGACACGTACTCGTAATCCTCACAGATATGACCACCTACTGCGAGGCTCTCAGGGAGATTTCAGCTGCAAGAAACGAAGTTCCTGGGAGAAGAGGCTATCCTGGCTACATGTACACGGACCTTGCAACAATATACGAAAGGGCAGGAAGGATCAAGGGGAGAAACGGTTCGATAACTCAGCTGCCGATTCTGACTATGCCTGCAGATGACAAGACCCATCCCATCCCGGACCTGACTGGATACATAACAGAGGGTCAGATATACCTGAGCAGAGACCTGGATAGAGCTGGTATCTATCCCCCAATCGATGTACTTGAAAGCCTCTCTAGGCTTATGAACCAGGGCATAGGAAAGGGAAGAACCAGAGAAGACCACAGAGGATTGGCTGACCAGCTCTACGCATCATACGCTCAGGGCAAAGATGTCAGGGCTCTCTCTGCGATAGTTGGAGAGGAGGCGCTAAGCCCGACTGATAAGAAGATGCTGAGGATAACCGAGAAGTTTGAAAGAAACTTCGTCGCCCAGGGTGTCTATGAGGACAGGAGCATAGAGCAGACTCTGGACATAGGCTGGAGAGTGCTTGAGGAGCTGAGTGACTCAGAGATAAAAAGGATAAAGCCAGAGCTTATAGCCAAATACAGGCCGAAGAAGGAAGGCTGAGACGAAGCTTGCCTGTAGTGACAAACGTCAGGCCGACAAGGATGGAGTATCTGAGGACAGTAAGAAGGATAGCAGTTGCCAGAAAGGGCCTGAAACTCTTGAAACTGAAGAGACAGGCCCTTATACTCGAATTCTTCACACTCAGCAGAACGATCGCAAACCTGAGGACAGGGTTGAAGAAGAAGCTTGCAAACGGATACGAGTCTATTCACAGAGCAGAGCTTTTTGCTGGACCGCTCAGGCTTGAGTATGAGTCGATGAGAATACCAAAGATAAAGGAGCTCAGGGTAAGAACCAAGAACGTTATGGGTGTCAAGATACCTCAGATAGAGCAGCAGGAGATATCGGTCCTGGGTGAGGAATATCTGCTCGAGCTTCCAGCTTCCATCAACCAGGCGATCAAGAGCTACAGGGATATACACAGAATGGTTCTGGATGTTGCAGAAAAGGAAACCTCCTTGAGAAAACTCCTCCTTGAGATCGAAAGGATAAAGAGAAGGTCGAATGCTATAGAGAATGTACTTATCCCCAGGCTCGAGAATACTGCCAAATACATAAAATTCAGATTCGACGAGATGGAAAGAGAAAACTTCGTTAAGCTTAAGAGCGTGAAGAGCAAGATATCTCAAAGGGGGAGCTAACAGCTTGACTTCTGCTTCTGCTGAGGATTCAAACAAGAAGAAGTGGTACATGCCCAAATACTACTACTGGGCAAAGAGTCCTCCCAAGCCAAGTCAGATACCAGCAGTAACAAACCCCCAGCAGAAGAAATTCTACAGGATAATGATTGCGCTAAGGCTTGCCAGGGTTGCTGCGATTGCGATAGTTCTGGCAATACTTTTTCTGAAGTTGTGATCAGCAATGTCATCCAGCAGCTACATCGATGTTCTCCAGCAGATAAAGAAGGCAGAAGAGGATATGAACTCAGCCATTCAGTTGAGCAGAAAGAAGCATGAAGAGGAGCTTGAGCTGCTGAAATCAAGATTGGCCTCTGAAGTGGAGGAAGCGAAGAAGAGGGCTGAAGAAGTTACAAACGCAGCGGTGGAGGATGCCAGAAGAAAGGCCGAACTGCAGGCTAAGAGGATAATCGATGAGGCCAAGGCTGATGCTGAAGAGCTTTCAAAGAGAGTTCTCGGAGAAAGAGAGCTGGAAGGCATACTCAATAGCGTCCTGTTTTCTGATTTCGAAGAGTGAGCAAAGCGCACATGATGAGACCTGCAAAGATGAGCAGAATAGCTGTGGTTGGCAGCAAGGACAAGAGGCAGCTCGTCCTTTCGATTCTTCACGACCTTGGGGTTATGCAGGTCGAGACTCTTTCTGCTGATGCCGCAAACATGGTGAGGAACGAAATTGATACAATAACGTACAGGGAGGTGAACGAGGAGCTGCTCAGAATAAGAGCACTTAGAGCCGCTCTACCCCCTCGTCCTATACAGCAGAGGATGAGATTCTCTTCTCTATCAGAGCTGCTTCAGGTCTCAAACTCTATAAACATCGACAGCGAGGTTTCCGAGCTGCAGAAGAAGCAGGAAGCACTTCTTGCATCAAGGGAGCAGCTTCTCGATAAGAAGAATCTGGTACAGAATCTCAAGTTTCTGAACGCAGACCTGTCAGTGCTAAGTCTGAGCTCTGCAACATCCTTCTACGGAAAGATACCTAGGAAGAGGTACGAAACCTTCGAACAGATGCTTAAGCAGCTTGAAGGTGTGCTCATATATACACAGAAGGAAGACGAAGACTACAGGCTGGTTCTGACAGTCCCGCATGAAAGCCTTGAAAAGTTCGGCTCCATAATTCAGAAACTGGACATAAAGCTTCAGAGGATACCAGAGCTGAACGGTAAGGCTGATGAGGTGACTGCAGAGATAGATTCAGAGATAAAGAAGATTGAAGAGCAGCTTTCATCAATAAAGGAGAGGCTTGGTTTACTTTCAGATAAATACTATTCAACGCTTTCATCTGTCGAGGAGCAGCTTACTATAGAAGCGAAGAAGCTCGAAGTCATTTCGAGCATAGGCTTCACACAAAGCACTTTTGTCATGGAAGGCTGGGTAGCTACAGACACAATACCTGTACTTCAAGAGGCTCTGGATTCCTACACAGATTCCAAGGCATTTGTGTTTGAAATAAAGACTGATGAAAAGCCTCCGACACTCATGAGGAATCCGAAGAGGCTGAGGCTGTTTGAGTCGTTCATAAGGTTCTACTCACTCCCTCAGCCATATGAGCTCGACCCCACACCGATATTTGCGTTAATCTTCCCTGTATTCTTCGGTCTGATGCTGGGTGATGTGGGATACGGGGCGATTATTCTTCTCATCTCCATCTGGATAATAAGGCATGTAAGGAAAGGAGGCAGGACAATTATGCCGAAGTTCCTGCTTTCGTTTGCGAAGAAGATACTCAGTCCCTCTCAGTATGCAAAGGTTGCCGCAGCGATGCTTCCCGGAGCAGTACTCGGGATAATCTTCGGCTTCCTCTTTGACGGATACTTTGGTTTCCCTCTGAACAAATACTTCTTCCCCTATCTCAATTCAGCCTTTGGTCTTCACCTTCCAGAAAGCGGTGCCTTTCTTGACCCATTATCAACGCTGGGGCTGAAGTCACTCCTGCTGATAAGCGGTTACATAGGCCTGTTCGCTGTCTCTCTTGGTCTTGTGATAGGGGCTCTGAACAGCTACTGGCTAAAGGAATTCAGGCATATGCTGGGCAAAATAGGCTGGCTTATGGTCTCCTGGGGAATTGCACTTACAGGTCTTGCACTTCTGCACCATCAGGTTATCAACCCTGTTCAGAACCCGTTTGTTGCAATCTACCTTGCTGTACTGCTTGGTGGATTTGGACTGGTGATCGCAGGAGAGGGAGCTGGTTCTCTGATAGAGCTTCCTTCGATGATAAGTCACATCATATCATACACAAGGCTTCTGGGTATACTGCTTGCCTCAGTTGTCTTGGCAGGGGTGATAGACCAGGTCTTTCTTGGTGCTGTCAGGGGAGGTGTATTTCTGGGTATCTTCGGGGTTGTAGTGCTTGTTGTAGGCCAGGCTTTCAACCTTATACTAGCCCTCTTTGAGCCTGGGATACAGGGTGCGAGGCTTCTATATGTAGAATTCTTCTCGAACTTCTTCCACGGACATGGAAAGAGGTTCTCTCCGTTTGGAGGAGAAAGAAAGTACACGCTCAAAGAAATAGAGCTTCCAGCCAAGAAGAAAGAAAAATGAGATTGCTGAGACCTAGCTTCTGAGCAGTATGGAATTTATGTACCCTACAGGAAGACCATATTCTTTCCCGTAAGTTATTCTCCTTATATTCTCCCTCTCAAACTGACCCCTTATCAGGAAGAAGAAGACTCCAGTAACGGAGAGAGGGTCGTGCATTCTGAATCTCCAGAAGTAATTTTCTATCAGCAGGTTATCTATCTCTACTTCAAATTCAGCCATGTTCCTGGTCTCCTGATATCTCTTCACAGCCCTGGATACATCCATGAACGGTTTGAGCCTTGAATAGATACCAGACATGTCGTTCGTGTCATATGCAGCCAGGTAAGAATCTGCATCCAGAAAACCTCCAGAGAGTATGTGCCTTGCAACCACTTCCTTGCTGAGCTGGGAATCTCTTGATTTGAGAAGTGTGAGAAGGTTCCTCTTTGTTATTTCAGCCCTGAAGTATTCCCTGAGAGCGCCTTCATCTCCCTTGTAGAACCTCAATTCCCACTGAAGCCTTGCATAATAGTCGTTCAGCAATGCACCTTCAAAGATACCAAGGTCAGCAGTTCTTTCGAATTCCCTGAGATGTTGCAAAAGAATGGCTCCATATCTATATCTGACGAGCTCCTTTATCACTGATTCTACATCCTTCTGCTCCAGAAGCATCTTCATCACACTGTACGGAATAACATTGCCAGCTATTCCAACAGGAAGGTTTCTTGGTGATACTATGAATGGCTCTGTCTCCTCAAGCCTCCTCCCCAAGCTCTTTGCTGCAAGGATGAGAAGTATATCTTCAATATCCCACCTAGAAAGATATGCAAGAAGTGCCTTCTTTCCGTGCTCAGGTACTACGTTGATGGCAATCCTGTTCAGCTCGACTATATGCCTGTTCAGCGCAACATCTATCGATATCGGTGGCCTGTGAAGCGATGAAGCAGCTTCAACGTCATCTCTGTACCAAGTTGTCGAAAGCGCTTCCTCAATTTCAGCTGAATCGCTCAGGCTATTAAGATGAACCATAAAATCGCTCTTCAGAAAGAGCTTGCTGAGTCTCAGATACCTGTCTTTTATCAGCCTTTTCTGGCTATCAGACAGCTCTACCTGGCTCAGCATGGCAGTGGCAGCTCCTTACTTTCTTTAAAAGACGTTCATCAGTATTATTATGCCAAGGACGAAACCAGCTATCCAGAGGGTTTCTGGAACTACGAAGAAGAAGAGAACCTGTCCAAACCTTTCAGGCTTCTCCCCTATTATCCCCATCCCTGCTGCTCCCATAGCCTGCTGAGCGTATGCTGTTGCAATAAGCCCTGCAGCCATCACTATCGCTGCACCAATTATCTCTGCTACCCAAACCTCCGTCGGAAGCACCATCTCCTTGTCACCCGTTGTAATTTTTTGTTTATGAAGATAAAAGCCCGTCTGTTCAAAAGTATGTATTTATCCCCATATGCATGCAGCATTAACATAATATACCATACTTCTTAATGCAGTGCGACAAGAATCATGAGCTATCTTGACCTTTTTCTCTCTTCTCAACCAAAGGTGACAAACCTGCAGCCTGGACAGAGGCCAGTTGTAAGCCTGTTTGGGGTTCCCTACGACGTAACAACAAGCTACAGGCCAGGGTGCAGATTCGGTCCTGATTCACTAAGAGAGGCATTCTGGAAGATAGAGGTTTATGACCCGGAGCTTGACGTTGATGCCGAAGTGCTTCCGATCGAGGACCTGGGAAATCTTCACCCGATGCCTTCTCCCGAGCAGATGGTCGATGCAGTAAGTAAAGTCGTTCAGGAGCTGCTCCAGTCAGGCAGGGTCCCAGCGATAGCAGGAGGCGAGCACAGTCTGACTCTGGGTTCATTCAGTCAGATGCCCGATGACTGCACTCTTCTCATCTTCGATGCACACTTTGATTTGAGGGATGAGCTTTACGGCTGGAGGCTTAGCCATGGTACCTTCCTGAGGAGGCTGTCAGAAAAGATAGGTTTTGACAGGTTCATACATGTGGGGGCAAGGGCAGCATCAAGCGAAGAGTGGCAGATTGCAAAGAAAAATGGGCTAAAGATGCTGACTTCGAAGCAGCTGAACGAGGGGGCTGACATAGCAAAGCTGTTTGATGATGTCAAAAGACTGTACATCTCTGTCGACCTGGATGTCATGGACCCGGCATATGCACCAGGTGTGGGAACACCCGAGCCTGGAGGGATATCTTCAGAAAGACTGCTCAGCATGCTCAGAAAGCTGAAGGGGAAAGATATTGCAGGGTTTGACATAGTCGAGTTAGACCCACCTTTCGACCATGCAGGCATAACTTCCATAGCTGCTGCATCAGTCTTCTCAACCCTGTCTTCTCTGGTAAGCCTCTCAGCTCAAAGGTAGCTACCTGTAGTTTGCATTCTTCTCCCTTATCTCTTCCACGAATTCAGTCAGTGAAACGTTCTGTCTCTGCTCGCCTTCTCTGGTTCTTATCGAGATGTTACCTGATGCTATCTCCTTGCTTCCCAGAATAAGCATGTAGGGTATCTTCTCCATCTGAGCCTTCCTTATTTTGAAGTTCAGAGTTGTTGTGTCAAAATCATAATCAACTCTGACCCCTGATTCGTTCAGCTTTTGATAGACCTGTCTGCAATATGCAATACCTTCTTCGTTCAGACTTACAGGTATGACCCTTGCCTGAATTGGCGAAAGCCAGACAGGCAGCCTGCCAGAGTAGTGCTCAAGCATTACACCTATGAACCTCTCGAGCGAACCGTAGATTGCCCTGTGTATCATCACAGGTGTATGCTCAGCCCCATCGGCACCTGTGTAGGTCGCCTTGAACCTGGCAGGGAGCTGGTAGTCCAGCTGTATCGTTGCACATTGCCAGTACCTACCTAAAGAATCCTTTACATCAACGTCTATCTTTGGCCCGTAGAAGGCACCTTCTTTTTCTTTTATAGTCGGCTCTATTCCCTTTGACCTTAGCGCTTTGATCAGGGAAGCAGTCGCCTTCTCCCACTGTTCCTCGCTCCCTATATGTTCTTCAGGCATTGTGGAGACCTTGGCAACGTAGCTGAGGTTGAATATGCCATAGAGCCAATGCATCAGGTCTATTACACCGAAAAGCTCCTGCTCCACCTGGTCTTCCGTGCAGATTATGTGTGCATCATCCTGCTGCAGACTCTTTACACGAAGAAGACCTGTCGCAACGCCGCTCAGCTCCTTTCTGAAAAGAGGGTCGAAACATGCTACTCTCAGAGGGAGGTCCCTGTAGCTCCACCTTTTCGACCTGTACCAGAGAAGTGTAGATGGGCAATTCATCGGCTTCAGGCTGTAATCTTCATCCCCCAGCTTCGTAAGAAACATGTTATCTCTGTAATAATCCCAGTGGCCGCTTATCTTCCACTGAATAACGTTTGCCAGAGGGGCTGTGCTTATCTCTATGTAGCCTCTCTTCTTTATCTCCTTCCTTACCGTCTCTATAAGTATGTTCTTCAGGGTCACTCCCTTGTCGTGCCAGAATGGCATGCTTGGGGATAGTTCGTAGAAGCTGAAGAGGTCAAGCCTTTCCCCCAGAACCCTGTGGTCATTATCCGGCAGACCGGAAAAGTCGCTCTTCTTCGCCCTTGCAAGCATTTCTTCTTCGCTCAGCTGCCTCACTGCAACAACCTTTCTGGTTCTGCTCATGTTTAGGCTTCTGTCTACCTGTTCCTTCATTTCAGGAAAGCTCTTCGCCTGCTCTGCCATCGGATGGCCCTTCACCCTTATTTCGAAGGATTTGTTCCAGCCAAAAGGTGCTCTTTCGACTTTGAAGCCCTGGTCTGACAGAGCATACTGCAGAGCTGTTATCAGCATCAGCGCCTTTTCTGGTTCGGCAAGGTTCTGGCTCAGGTGTGCATAGGGATAAATCAGCACTTTCTCTGCTTTTATGTTGGTCAGCGACTTCTTCAGCTCTGATGCAGCTTGCTGAACTACAGCCTCGTCATCAGACTCCTCTATAGCTGTGAAGAGAACAGCAAGTTCATCATAACTGTATTCCCTGGGTTCGCATTCTTCGGCTGAGGCTATCTCCTTTGCCACAGGCCTGAATGAAATATGGTCTGCATGCAGCTGAAGCACCTTCATGTCAGTCCCCCCACAATCCCATTTCTCTGTTAAAGCCTGTACCTAGACTTTTCAACCTTCCTCTGCTCCTTCGTCAGCTTCTTGAACTCTTTGTAATGCTCCCTGCAGAGCTTTGCCCTTCTGGTTCCTGGTTTGAGCTGAAAGCTGGGTGGCAACCTTGATGCGCTGAGAGACCTCTCAGCCGGTTGAGAGCATCCAGAGACTGAGCAGATTTCCTGAGCCATTCCACTCGCTCCGTGCTTCTTATCAGGATGAAGATAAACTTAATACCACCAGATTAACCTCAGTGGCTCAAAGATGGCATAGCTGAATTGCTCACAAGAATCAGACAACTCATCAAGCCGGCGTTGGATTCTCTTGGAAGGGCATTATCAAAGATATCACCTAATCCAAACACATGGACAGCCCTGGGGCTTCTGATATCTCTGGCATCAGCCTACTTTTTCTACGAATCAGCATACTTTCCTGCTTCCCTCTTGCTTCTTGCCTCAGGCTTCATGGATGTTGCGGACGGTGCTGTTGCAAAGTCAACAGGCAGGGTTTCGAAGAGAGGCGGGTTCCTTGATTCTAACTTCGACAGGGTTGCAGAAGTAGCAATATATCTTGCCTTAATTCTTTCAAGCCATGACAGCTACTTTACGTTTGTTTCAGCTTTGGCTCTCTCATTCTCCCTTCTCGTCAGCTATTCTAGGTCTAGGGCGGAGGCTGCAGGGATAAATGCTGAAGGTGTAGGATATGGTGAAAGAGCAGAAAGGCTTCTCATACTCGCAGCAGGAGGTATTGCGGGCTATCTCTTCTATGCCATCATACTGGTTGCATTGCTCTCCTTCATAACCTACCTGCAGAGGCTCTACGTCTACTCTTCAAGACTCGAGCAGTCTCAGAGTGTCTGAGAGCAGTTCGATCGCCTTCTTCAACTCTTCAATCCCCTTCTGTGATGCAGAGTAAAGCCTCCTGCCCTGCATCCTCTGAGAAGTCACTAGCCCCTCCTTCTCCATCCTGTAAAGGACGAAGTAAAACGTTATCTTTGCAGCCTT
This Conexivisphaerales archaeon DNA region includes the following protein-coding sequences:
- a CDS encoding V-type ATPase subunit translates to MLSQVELSDSQKRLIKDRYLRLSKLFLKSDFMVHLNSLSDSAEIEEALSTTWYRDDVEAASSLHRPPISIDVALNRHIVELNRIAINVVPEHGKKALLAYLSRWDIEDILLILAAKSLGRRLEETEPFIVSPRNLPVGIAGNVIPYSVMKMLLEQKDVESVIKELVRYRYGAILLQHLREFERTADLGIFEGALLNDYYARLQWELRFYKGDEGALREYFRAEITKRNLLTLLKSRDSQLSKEVVARHILSGGFLDADSYLAAYDTNDMSGIYSRLKPFMDVSRAVKRYQETRNMAEFEVEIDNLLIENYFWRFRMHDPLSVTGVFFFLIRGQFERENIRRITYGKEYGLPVGYINSILLRS
- a CDS encoding PadR family transcriptional regulator, translating into MAFQRLFSKLTKENLWIYILSVLKEGPDYGLSVRRKVTERFNVKAAKITFYFVLYRMEKEGLVTSQRMQGRRLYSASQKGIEELKKAIELLSDTLRLLES
- a CDS encoding V-type ATP synthase subunit B, with amino-acid sequence MIPLSYRTVSQVAGPLLFVEKVKDAAYGEIVEITNALGERLRGQVLDSSRGLAVVQVFGSTMGLNVGETSVRFLGETARVSVSDEMLGRTFDGLGNPRDNGPRIVAKEKVEIVGSGINPYSRDEPSEFIQTGISAIDGMNTLVRGQKLPLFSGSGLPHNLLASQIARQAKVLGTSESFAVVFAAMGITSEEANFFVREFEETGALERAVLFLNLASDPSMERILTPRLALTTAEYLAYETERHVLVILTDMTTYCEALREISAARNEVPGRRGYPGYMYTDLATIYERAGRIKGRNGSITQLPILTMPADDKTHPIPDLTGYITEGQIYLSRDLDRAGIYPPIDVLESLSRLMNQGIGKGRTREDHRGLADQLYASYAQGKDVRALSAIVGEEALSPTDKKMLRITEKFERNFVAQGVYEDRSIEQTLDIGWRVLEELSDSEIKRIKPELIAKYRPKKEG
- a CDS encoding V-type ATP synthase subunit D, producing MTNVRPTRMEYLRTVRRIAVARKGLKLLKLKRQALILEFFTLSRTIANLRTGLKKKLANGYESIHRAELFAGPLRLEYESMRIPKIKELRVRTKNVMGVKIPQIEQQEISVLGEEYLLELPASINQAIKSYRDIHRMVLDVAEKETSLRKLLLEIERIKRRSNAIENVLIPRLENTAKYIKFRFDEMERENFVKLKSVKSKISQRGS
- a CDS encoding V-type ATP synthase subunit I gives rise to the protein MRPAKMSRIAVVGSKDKRQLVLSILHDLGVMQVETLSADAANMVRNEIDTITYREVNEELLRIRALRAALPPRPIQQRMRFSSLSELLQVSNSINIDSEVSELQKKQEALLASREQLLDKKNLVQNLKFLNADLSVLSLSSATSFYGKIPRKRYETFEQMLKQLEGVLIYTQKEDEDYRLVLTVPHESLEKFGSIIQKLDIKLQRIPELNGKADEVTAEIDSEIKKIEEQLSSIKERLGLLSDKYYSTLSSVEEQLTIEAKKLEVISSIGFTQSTFVMEGWVATDTIPVLQEALDSYTDSKAFVFEIKTDEKPPTLMRNPKRLRLFESFIRFYSLPQPYELDPTPIFALIFPVFFGLMLGDVGYGAIILLISIWIIRHVRKGGRTIMPKFLLSFAKKILSPSQYAKVAAAMLPGAVLGIIFGFLFDGYFGFPLNKYFFPYLNSAFGLHLPESGAFLDPLSTLGLKSLLLISGYIGLFAVSLGLVIGALNSYWLKEFRHMLGKIGWLMVSWGIALTGLALLHHQVINPVQNPFVAIYLAVLLGGFGLVIAGEGAGSLIELPSMISHIISYTRLLGILLASVVLAGVIDQVFLGAVRGGVFLGIFGVVVLVVGQAFNLILALFEPGIQGARLLYVEFFSNFFHGHGKRFSPFGGERKYTLKEIELPAKKKEK
- the speB gene encoding agmatinase translates to MSYLDLFLSSQPKVTNLQPGQRPVVSLFGVPYDVTTSYRPGCRFGPDSLREAFWKIEVYDPELDVDAEVLPIEDLGNLHPMPSPEQMVDAVSKVVQELLQSGRVPAIAGGEHSLTLGSFSQMPDDCTLLIFDAHFDLRDELYGWRLSHGTFLRRLSEKIGFDRFIHVGARAASSEEWQIAKKNGLKMLTSKQLNEGADIAKLFDDVKRLYISVDLDVMDPAYAPGVGTPEPGGISSERLLSMLRKLKGKDIAGFDIVELDPPFDHAGITSIAAASVFSTLSSLVSLSAQR
- a CDS encoding CDP-alcohol phosphatidyltransferase family protein, which produces MLTRIRQLIKPALDSLGRALSKISPNPNTWTALGLLISLASAYFFYESAYFPASLLLLASGFMDVADGAVAKSTGRVSKRGGFLDSNFDRVAEVAIYLALILSSHDSYFTFVSALALSFSLLVSYSRSRAEAAGINAEGVGYGERAERLLILAAGGIAGYLFYAIILVALLSFITYLQRLYVYSSRLEQSQSV
- the thrS gene encoding threonine--tRNA ligase, giving the protein MKVLQLHADHISFRPVAKEIASAEECEPREYSYDELAVLFTAIEESDDEAVVQQAASELKKSLTNIKAEKVLIYPYAHLSQNLAEPEKALMLITALQYALSDQGFKVERAPFGWNKSFEIRVKGHPMAEQAKSFPEMKEQVDRSLNMSRTRKVVAVRQLSEEEMLARAKKSDFSGLPDNDHRVLGERLDLFSFYELSPSMPFWHDKGVTLKNILIETVRKEIKKRGYIEISTAPLANVIQWKISGHWDYYRDNMFLTKLGDEDYSLKPMNCPSTLLWYRSKRWSYRDLPLRVACFDPLFRKELSGVATGLLRVKSLQQDDAHIICTEDQVEQELFGVIDLMHWLYGIFNLSYVAKVSTMPEEHIGSEEQWEKATASLIKALRSKGIEPTIKEKEGAFYGPKIDVDVKDSLGRYWQCATIQLDYQLPARFKATYTGADGAEHTPVMIHRAIYGSLERFIGVMLEHYSGRLPVWLSPIQARVIPVSLNEEGIAYCRQVYQKLNESGVRVDYDFDTTTLNFKIRKAQMEKIPYMLILGSKEIASGNISIRTREGEQRQNVSLTEFVEEIREKNANYR